A portion of the Marinobacter alexandrii genome contains these proteins:
- the gldA gene encoding gliding motility-associated ABC transporter ATP-binding subunit GldA produces MSIKVDHLTKTYGAQKALDNISFEASKGKITGFLGPNGAGKSTTMKIATGYIGLTSGSVCVDGIDVSVDPLEVKKLTGYLPEHNPLYLEMYIKEYLGFVASSYKLKNKNSRIKEMIEMCGLEREQQKKIGTLSKGYRQRVGLAQALIHDPKVLILDEPTSGLDPNQLVEIRKVIKEASRDKTVILSTHIMQEVEALCDKVVIINKGQIVADDEVRNLKSSTNDKVGYRVEFEEGIDTDLFENEDLEITLREEWIYQINSKEDPRKKIMKISGEHALPLINILKEEQSLEGIFQELTKEK; encoded by the coding sequence ATGTCTATTAAAGTAGATCATCTAACCAAAACTTACGGAGCACAAAAAGCACTAGATAATATATCTTTTGAGGCATCAAAAGGTAAGATTACAGGATTCCTGGGTCCGAATGGAGCAGGAAAATCTACCACCATGAAAATCGCCACAGGATACATTGGTCTGACATCTGGATCAGTATGTGTTGACGGAATAGACGTTTCAGTCGATCCGCTGGAGGTAAAAAAACTCACGGGGTATCTGCCAGAACATAACCCACTGTATCTTGAAATGTATATCAAGGAGTATCTTGGTTTTGTCGCCTCATCCTATAAATTAAAAAATAAGAATAGTAGGATTAAAGAGATGATTGAAATGTGTGGATTGGAACGTGAACAGCAAAAAAAGATTGGAACACTTTCAAAAGGCTATCGCCAACGAGTTGGATTAGCTCAGGCACTGATACATGATCCTAAGGTTTTAATACTAGATGAACCTACAAGTGGATTAGACCCAAATCAGCTTGTTGAGATTAGAAAAGTGATTAAAGAGGCTAGTAGGGACAAGACCGTAATACTATCTACTCATATCATGCAAGAAGTGGAAGCTCTTTGTGATAAGGTGGTGATTATAAATAAGGGCCAAATAGTAGCAGACGATGAGGTGAGAAACCTTAAATCATCTACAAACGATAAAGTCGGGTATCGAGTAGAATTTGAAGAAGGTATTGATACAGATCTATTTGAAAATGAAGATCTCGAAATTACCCTCAGGGAAGAATGGATTTATCAAATAAACTCCAAGGAAGATCCTAGAAAGAAAATCATGAAAATATCAGGGGAGCATGCTCTACCCTTGATTAATATCTTAAAAGAAGAGCAATCATTGGAAGGAATTTTTCAAGAACTGACCAAAGAGAAATGA
- the gldG gene encoding gliding motility-associated ABC transporter substrate-binding protein GldG — translation MNRGKGIVWLQTITVLLSILLINQLANRFRIQLDLTEEKRYTISEATKTLLKNLKEDVFFEVYLAGELPSNFERFQKSIGEMLEQFAIESGNRIQFKFTDPAQATNTQARKQFYQSLIDKGVQATNLNYKNSDGDKMEKWIFPGALASQGINEIPVNLLNGSSAAGPEGILNQSIEGLEYELASAISQMNGGGSKRVAYVNGHSSLDSLDIAGFKNTVLSRFELFDISLEGTQELGGYDVIVIGKPTKPFTEREKYLIDQYLMRGGNLIYFIDALAVSMDSAHGEGTVAIPYETNLTDQLFRYGVRINQNFVLDVNSGQFPVVSGNMGNQPQIQMLPWPFFPVLTNFSKHPSVRNLDAILGQFVSEIDTVKAEGIIKTPLISTSQYTKLLGPPVRVAFNDIGDKLRPEKFTDGPKTIGYLLEGKFTSLYAKRLVPKGFDKSLFIEKGQPGKVIVIGDGDVIRNGLDPDTGEPLRLGVEPFTKTTYANDDFILNILDYMTDDSGLIETRSREVKIRPLDRVKVQKERAKWQVINLVIPVLLVLLIGGIKWYLRKKKFANLD, via the coding sequence ATGAATAGGGGGAAAGGTATAGTCTGGTTACAAACCATCACAGTTTTACTTTCAATTCTGCTGATTAATCAGTTAGCAAATAGATTTCGTATTCAATTAGATCTAACTGAAGAAAAGAGATATACCATTTCTGAGGCTACCAAGACCTTATTGAAAAATCTTAAAGAAGATGTCTTTTTTGAAGTGTATCTAGCGGGAGAACTCCCGTCTAATTTTGAGCGCTTTCAAAAATCAATTGGTGAAATGCTAGAGCAGTTTGCCATTGAAAGTGGAAATAGAATTCAATTCAAGTTTACCGATCCCGCACAGGCTACTAATACGCAGGCCAGAAAGCAATTTTACCAATCGCTGATAGATAAGGGAGTTCAGGCTACTAATTTAAACTATAAGAATTCGGATGGTGATAAAATGGAAAAGTGGATATTCCCAGGAGCACTGGCCTCTCAGGGAATAAATGAGATTCCTGTCAATTTATTAAATGGAAGCAGTGCGGCCGGGCCTGAAGGTATTTTGAATCAAAGCATCGAAGGCTTGGAGTATGAATTAGCATCTGCTATTTCTCAAATGAACGGAGGAGGTAGTAAGCGCGTAGCTTATGTGAATGGTCATAGTTCTCTTGATTCATTGGATATTGCAGGCTTTAAGAATACCGTTTTGTCTCGTTTTGAGCTTTTCGACATTTCTCTCGAGGGTACACAAGAGTTAGGTGGATATGACGTAATTGTGATTGGCAAGCCTACGAAACCTTTTACTGAACGAGAAAAATATTTGATAGATCAATACCTCATGAGGGGAGGAAACCTCATCTATTTTATAGATGCTTTGGCTGTAAGTATGGATAGTGCTCATGGGGAGGGTACAGTAGCAATTCCCTATGAAACAAATTTAACTGATCAGCTTTTCAGGTATGGTGTTCGGATCAATCAGAATTTTGTACTTGACGTCAATAGTGGTCAGTTCCCGGTAGTATCTGGAAATATGGGCAATCAACCTCAGATTCAAATGCTCCCATGGCCATTTTTTCCAGTGCTTACAAATTTTTCTAAGCACCCATCCGTGAGGAACTTAGATGCAATCTTAGGTCAATTTGTTTCAGAAATCGATACGGTGAAAGCGGAGGGGATCATAAAGACTCCTCTGATCAGTACGAGTCAGTATACTAAACTTTTGGGCCCACCGGTAAGGGTCGCTTTTAATGACATAGGGGATAAGCTAAGACCAGAGAAATTTACAGATGGACCAAAAACGATAGGCTATTTACTAGAAGGAAAATTCACTTCACTATATGCTAAAAGATTGGTGCCGAAAGGATTTGATAAGTCTTTATTTATTGAAAAAGGACAGCCGGGTAAGGTTATTGTGATTGGAGACGGAGATGTCATACGTAATGGCCTTGATCCAGATACTGGAGAGCCATTAAGACTGGGAGTAGAACCCTTTACTAAGACGACTTATGCGAATGATGATTTCATTCTCAATATTCTGGATTACATGACGGATGATTCTGGCTTAATAGAAACAAGATCAAGAGAAGTGAAAATCCGCCCGCTTGATCGGGTTAAAGTTCAAAAAGAACGGGCTAAGTGGCAGGTAATCAACTTAGTGATTCCAGTACTTTTAGTATTGTTGATTGGCGGAATCAAGTGGTATCTCAGAAAGAAAAAATTTGCAAACCTTGACTAG
- the dnaN gene encoding DNA polymerase III subunit beta gives MKFIVSSSYLLKQLSAINGVITTNPVVPILENFLFEISDGNLTVTASDLQTSMITELQVEAKEDGSIAIPAKILLETLRNLPEQPVTFSIDSNTYSIEINSDNGRYKLAGENATDFPKIPTVSDGYSVNISSEVLGRAINNTIFATSNDELRPAMTGVFVKLDETNTTFVATDSHRLIRYRRVDVVADMAHSMIIPRKALTLLKATLPSELTNVNVEFNASNAFFNFNQVKMICRLIDERFPDYENVIPLDNNNNVVVKKDELLSSLKRIAIYANKTTHQVRLKITGSELMISAEDLDFSNEANERLSCEHDGEDLEIGFNAKFLVEMLANIDSDDITLKLSAPNKAGIITPNDKDEEEDILMLVMPVMLNNQV, from the coding sequence ATGAAATTCATAGTATCATCATCTTACCTACTAAAGCAACTTTCAGCTATCAATGGTGTGATTACTACCAATCCGGTAGTGCCAATTCTGGAAAACTTCTTGTTTGAAATCAGTGATGGAAATCTAACAGTTACTGCTTCAGACTTACAAACAAGCATGATCACTGAGCTTCAAGTAGAAGCTAAAGAGGACGGAAGCATTGCAATTCCTGCAAAGATTTTACTAGAAACGTTAAGGAATTTACCTGAACAACCAGTCACTTTTTCAATTGATAGCAATACGTATAGCATTGAAATCAATTCAGATAATGGCCGCTATAAACTCGCTGGAGAGAATGCAACAGACTTTCCAAAGATTCCTACAGTATCAGACGGCTACTCAGTAAATATTTCCTCTGAAGTATTAGGCAGAGCGATCAACAATACAATTTTTGCTACTTCTAATGATGAATTGAGGCCTGCTATGACAGGAGTATTCGTAAAATTAGATGAAACAAACACCACTTTTGTAGCAACAGATAGTCATAGATTAATTAGATACAGAAGAGTGGATGTAGTTGCCGATATGGCTCACAGCATGATTATTCCTCGTAAGGCACTTACACTTTTGAAAGCTACACTACCTTCTGAACTTACGAATGTGAATGTTGAATTCAATGCATCGAATGCTTTCTTTAATTTCAATCAAGTGAAAATGATTTGCCGTTTGATTGATGAGCGTTTTCCTGATTATGAAAACGTGATTCCACTTGACAACAACAATAACGTCGTTGTAAAGAAGGATGAACTTTTGAGTTCATTGAAGCGAATAGCGATCTACGCAAATAAGACAACACATCAGGTGAGACTGAAGATTACTGGAAGTGAGTTGATGATCTCTGCTGAGGATCTTGATTTCTCCAATGAAGCGAATGAGCGTTTATCATGCGAACATGATGGAGAGGATCTAGAAATAGGATTCAATGCGAAGTTCTTAGTTGAGATGCTTGCCAATATTGATTCGGATGATATTACACTAAAATTAAGCGCTCCTAATAAAGCAGGTATCATCACTCCAAACGATAAAGATGAGGAAGAAGATATACTTATGCTTGTGATGCCTGTAATGCTTAATAATCAGGTGTAA
- a CDS encoding DUF559 domain-containing protein: MRNEIIPYRKDLKEKARALRKDSTLSEVLLWQEVRKRQLGVQFHRQVPILNYIVDLYCHEKKLAIEINGATHEWKVSYDKKRTNHLESKGIKVLIFDDLDVKNNITWVVNEIYHRINEK; encoded by the coding sequence ATGAGAAATGAAATAATTCCATACAGGAAAGACTTAAAAGAAAAAGCTCGAGCACTAAGAAAGGACAGTACGCTTTCTGAAGTACTTCTTTGGCAGGAAGTGAGGAAGCGACAATTGGGAGTTCAATTTCATAGGCAGGTTCCAATACTTAACTACATAGTTGATCTTTATTGCCATGAAAAGAAATTAGCAATTGAAATAAATGGAGCTACGCATGAATGGAAGGTTTCTTATGATAAGAAGAGGACTAACCATTTGGAATCTAAAGGAATCAAGGTTTTAATATTTGATGATCTTGATGTTAAGAACAATATCACATGGGTGGTTAATGAAATTTATCATAGAATCAATGAGAAGTAA
- the topA gene encoding type I DNA topoisomerase, producing MGKNLVIVESPAKAKTIEGYLGKDFEVKSSYGHVRDLPKDDSAIDIKNGFKPTYEISKDKKDVVKELKKLAKAAETIYLASDDDREGEAISWHLSEALDLDNAKTRRIVFREITKNAIQNAIQNPRGIDIDLVNAQQARRILDRLVGFELSPILWKKIKGGLSAGRVQSVAVRLVVEREREIANFKPESSFRITAEFNLEGGKILKAELPKKFKTEEEAMNFLQKCTNADFSIENLETKPAKKSPAPPFTTSTLQQEASRKIGFSVARTMSVAQKLYEAGKISYMRTDSLNLSDEALTGAADAIKSNYGDKYANRRIFKTKNAGAQEAHEAIRPTNFGVQSAGKDDAEQRLYDLIWKRAIASQMSDAQLEKTTATIGLSTTDEKLVAKGEVIKFEGFLKVYIESTDDENTEEENTNMLPPLSVGQVLDLKEILGKQGFTRHPARYTEASLVKKLEEMGIGRPSTYAPTISTVQKRNYVEKDAREGHERISIECRLKSGKINREEVTEITGAEKNKLFPTNTAMVVNDFLVDHFPNVIDYHFTADVEQQFDDIAHGKTVWNKMIDNFYGGFHSTVEKSADLDRATVNQVREIGEDPKSGEKIYARHGKYGAYVQKGELVEGEEKPKYASLKHGQFMDTITIEEALELFKLPREVGDFEEKPMVAAVGRFGPYIRHDGKFVSIKKEQDPLTITEDEAVQLILEKREADANKYIKTFDEDENVAVLNGRWGPYIKFGKKNVKIPKDVVPEELTFEQCKELAEKAPEKKGRGGKKAAPKKK from the coding sequence ATGGGGAAAAATCTTGTCATAGTAGAATCACCAGCTAAAGCTAAAACCATAGAGGGATATTTAGGTAAAGACTTTGAGGTGAAATCATCATATGGTCATGTAAGGGATTTACCAAAAGACGATTCTGCAATCGACATTAAAAATGGATTCAAGCCCACATACGAGATTTCTAAAGATAAGAAAGATGTCGTTAAGGAGCTTAAAAAACTAGCAAAGGCAGCCGAAACAATCTATCTAGCATCGGATGATGACCGTGAAGGAGAGGCTATCTCCTGGCATCTATCAGAGGCTTTAGACCTTGACAATGCCAAAACCAGGAGGATCGTTTTTAGAGAGATTACCAAGAATGCTATTCAAAATGCTATTCAAAACCCTCGAGGCATTGATATAGACTTGGTTAATGCGCAGCAAGCGCGAAGAATTCTGGACAGACTAGTGGGGTTTGAGTTATCCCCTATCCTGTGGAAAAAAATTAAAGGTGGACTCTCCGCTGGAAGAGTGCAATCCGTGGCAGTAAGATTGGTAGTGGAACGTGAAAGAGAAATAGCAAACTTCAAACCCGAGTCTTCTTTTAGAATCACAGCTGAGTTTAATCTGGAAGGTGGGAAAATTCTAAAAGCTGAATTGCCCAAAAAATTTAAGACGGAAGAAGAAGCGATGAATTTCCTTCAGAAATGCACCAATGCTGATTTTTCCATTGAAAATCTTGAGACAAAACCAGCAAAGAAGTCACCTGCTCCTCCATTCACTACTTCTACTTTGCAGCAAGAAGCAAGTAGAAAAATTGGATTCTCGGTAGCCAGAACAATGTCTGTTGCTCAAAAATTATATGAAGCAGGTAAGATCTCTTACATGAGAACTGACTCATTAAATCTTTCTGATGAGGCCTTGACTGGGGCTGCTGATGCCATCAAATCAAACTATGGCGATAAATATGCTAATAGACGAATTTTCAAAACCAAAAATGCGGGTGCACAGGAAGCTCACGAAGCAATAAGACCTACGAATTTCGGTGTACAATCTGCTGGAAAAGATGATGCCGAGCAACGACTTTATGATCTGATATGGAAAAGAGCCATAGCCTCTCAAATGTCAGATGCTCAATTAGAAAAAACAACTGCTACAATTGGACTATCTACGACCGATGAAAAACTAGTCGCGAAAGGTGAAGTAATAAAATTTGAGGGATTTCTAAAAGTGTATATTGAATCGACTGACGATGAAAATACTGAAGAAGAAAACACCAATATGCTTCCTCCTCTTAGTGTTGGACAAGTGTTGGATCTAAAAGAGATATTGGGTAAGCAAGGATTCACACGTCATCCAGCAAGATATACTGAAGCAAGTCTGGTGAAAAAATTGGAAGAAATGGGAATTGGTAGACCTTCCACCTATGCTCCGACTATTTCAACTGTGCAAAAGAGAAACTATGTTGAAAAAGATGCAAGAGAAGGTCATGAGCGAATCTCTATCGAATGTCGATTAAAATCGGGAAAGATCAATAGAGAAGAAGTGACTGAAATAACGGGAGCAGAGAAAAACAAGCTTTTCCCTACGAATACCGCCATGGTAGTAAATGACTTTCTTGTTGATCACTTCCCCAATGTGATTGATTATCATTTTACAGCGGATGTAGAACAACAATTTGACGACATAGCACATGGTAAAACGGTTTGGAATAAGATGATTGACAACTTTTATGGTGGATTTCACTCTACTGTAGAAAAGTCAGCTGATCTTGACCGAGCGACTGTTAACCAAGTAAGAGAAATTGGAGAAGATCCTAAATCTGGTGAAAAAATTTATGCGCGACATGGTAAATACGGAGCATACGTACAGAAAGGTGAGCTAGTAGAAGGGGAAGAAAAACCCAAATATGCAAGTCTCAAGCATGGGCAATTCATGGATACCATCACCATAGAAGAAGCTCTTGAGCTATTTAAACTACCTCGCGAGGTAGGAGATTTTGAAGAAAAGCCTATGGTAGCAGCTGTCGGTCGATTTGGCCCATATATTCGTCATGATGGAAAATTTGTTTCAATCAAGAAAGAACAAGATCCATTAACTATTACAGAAGATGAGGCTGTTCAACTTATTTTAGAAAAACGAGAAGCTGACGCCAATAAGTATATCAAAACATTTGATGAGGATGAAAACGTGGCTGTCCTAAATGGACGATGGGGACCTTATATCAAGTTCGGTAAGAAAAATGTTAAAATTCCAAAGGATGTAGTTCCCGAGGAACTCACTTTTGAGCAATGTAAAGAGCTCGCCGAAAAAGCACCAGAAAAGAAAGGTCGTGGAGGTAAAAAAGCAGCTCCGAAAAAAAAATAA
- a CDS encoding sigma-70 family RNA polymerase sigma factor produces MSEDFFKSYVEENMSLIMHICRAYSRGEDSLKDLVQEVSLQLWRSHKSFKGNSQLSTWVYRVTLNVCLSHSKKLKRKPETVPLEFGGSKFEENDPEKEQIEKLYTGIKKLNESDRAIVLLYLEDKSYKEMSDILGITVTNVGVKVNRLKDRLKKIING; encoded by the coding sequence GTGTCAGAAGATTTCTTCAAATCGTATGTAGAAGAGAACATGTCCTTGATCATGCACATATGTAGGGCATATTCAAGAGGTGAGGATTCTCTGAAAGATCTGGTACAGGAAGTTTCGTTACAACTTTGGCGATCTCACAAATCGTTTAAAGGCAACTCTCAACTATCCACCTGGGTCTACAGAGTGACATTAAATGTTTGTCTTTCTCATTCTAAAAAATTGAAGAGGAAACCTGAAACGGTTCCTTTAGAATTTGGAGGATCAAAGTTTGAAGAAAATGACCCTGAAAAAGAGCAGATTGAAAAACTCTACACGGGAATTAAGAAACTAAATGAATCAGATAGAGCAATTGTACTACTCTACTTGGAAGACAAAAGCTACAAAGAAATGAGTGATATTTTGGGTATTACCGTTACCAACGTAGGTGTAAAAGTGAATAGATTAAAAGATAGGCTAAAGAAAATAATCAATGGCTGA
- a CDS encoding NAD(P)H-dependent oxidoreductase: MITIISGTNRKNSISKQVALQYQQILKDHDTDSTLVDLKELPSDFMATALYENQGTNVEFNPLRDHMKQAQKFVFIVPEYNGSFPGILKVFLDALEFPGTLTGKKCALVGLSSGIQGGVMAMSHLTDIFNYLGMHVMASKPKLIQINNKMENGKIADESYVKRLTDQAQALINF, encoded by the coding sequence ATGATCACTATAATCAGCGGTACAAACCGTAAAAATTCTATCTCAAAACAAGTTGCTCTTCAATATCAACAAATATTGAAAGATCATGATACAGACTCCACCCTTGTAGATTTGAAAGAACTTCCTTCAGACTTTATGGCGACTGCTTTATACGAGAATCAAGGTACAAATGTAGAATTCAATCCCTTGAGAGATCACATGAAACAAGCTCAAAAATTTGTATTCATCGTGCCAGAGTATAATGGTTCATTTCCAGGGATATTAAAGGTCTTTCTTGATGCACTAGAGTTTCCTGGTACATTAACAGGGAAAAAGTGCGCACTAGTTGGTCTTTCATCGGGCATTCAGGGAGGAGTGATGGCCATGAGTCATTTGACAGATATTTTCAATTACTTAGGAATGCACGTCATGGCTTCCAAGCCTAAGTTAATTCAGATCAATAATAAAATGGAAAACGGTAAGATTGCAGATGAATCTTACGTTAAAAGACTGACTGATCAAGCTCAAGCCCTAATAAACTTTTAA
- the gldF gene encoding gliding motility-associated ABC transporter permease subunit GldF: protein MITILKKEINEFLDSLIAYVVIGIFLTGIGLLMWIFPDTNVLDYGYASMETLFSLAPYVFMFLIPAITMKSFAEEKRGGTIELLYTLPFRDIEIVIGKFLAGFLLVIFSVLPTLVYYFSLSYLGNPVGNIDTAGIIGSYIGLILLGGIFTAIGVLSSALTGNQIVSFILAAFLCFVFYTGFDSIAAINIWSETSYIIEQIGILSHYEVLSKGLIDLSDVTYFLSMIVLFIYLTRIILNVQKG from the coding sequence ATGATTACTATCCTAAAAAAAGAGATAAATGAATTTCTAGATTCACTCATTGCTTACGTAGTAATCGGTATTTTCTTAACTGGTATTGGTTTGCTGATGTGGATTTTTCCTGACACGAATGTGCTGGATTATGGCTATGCAAGTATGGAAACTTTGTTTTCTCTAGCACCCTATGTTTTTATGTTCTTGATTCCTGCCATCACCATGAAGTCTTTTGCCGAAGAGAAAAGAGGAGGGACTATTGAGCTACTGTACACACTTCCTTTTAGAGATATTGAAATAGTAATAGGGAAATTTCTTGCTGGATTTTTACTGGTGATTTTTTCAGTTCTACCAACTTTGGTCTACTACTTCTCATTGTCTTATCTAGGGAATCCTGTTGGAAATATAGATACAGCTGGAATAATTGGATCCTACATTGGTTTGATTTTATTAGGGGGAATTTTCACAGCAATAGGAGTGCTATCATCTGCCTTGACTGGTAATCAAATTGTATCATTCATATTAGCAGCTTTCTTGTGTTTTGTCTTCTACACCGGATTTGATTCGATTGCCGCAATTAATATATGGTCGGAAACTTCTTACATCATTGAACAAATCGGAATCTTATCTCATTATGAGGTTCTGAGCAAAGGTTTGATTGATCTAAGTGATGTGACCTATTTCCTTTCCATGATTGTGTTATTTATTTATCTCACTCGGATAATACTAAACGTACAGAAAGGATGA